In one window of Pseudomonas benzenivorans DNA:
- a CDS encoding extracellular solute-binding protein: MTHSLRALLAHGSGLLLLALAGLSQAAPQHALTLYDEAPKYPADYQHFDYVNPDAPKGGTLRQSGFGSFDSLNPFINKGVAADDIGLIYDTLTRHSLDEPFTEYGLLAEKMEKAPDNAWVRFYLRPEARFHDGQPVTAEDVKFTFETLIEHGAPLYRAYYADVERVEVESPNTVRFVFKHAGNRELPLILGQLPVLPKHWWAERDFAKGNLDIPLGSGPYRVVEVKAGRSIVYERVEDWWGKDLPVNRGFYNFERMRIDYYRDNTVALEALKAGQFDYWLETSAKNWASAYDTTAVANGQLIKEEIDNHNPTGMQGFVFNIRRPLFQDRRVREALGLLFDFEWANKQLFNGAYSRTRSYFDNSELASRGLPSEAELQILEPLREQIPPEVFTDEFRPPTTDASGIIREQQRRAYQLLQEAGWRVEGDHMLDATGTPVRFEFLLAQTEFERVLLPFKRNLADLGMELVIRRVDVSQYITRLRSRDFDLIVSGFGQSNSPGNEQREYWHSSSADNPGSRNLIGLKDPAIDQLVDGLINADSRQSLIDHTRALDRVLLWGHYVIPNWHIKTWRVAYWNHLAHPRVTPLYDIGLNTWWFRKLPQTSATPTEADLASTEH; the protein is encoded by the coding sequence ATGACGCACTCCCTGCGCGCCCTCCTTGCACACGGCAGCGGCCTGCTGCTGTTGGCCCTGGCCGGCCTGAGCCAGGCGGCGCCGCAACACGCGCTGACCCTGTACGACGAGGCCCCCAAGTACCCGGCCGACTACCAGCACTTCGACTACGTGAACCCGGATGCGCCCAAGGGCGGCACCCTGCGTCAGTCCGGCTTCGGCAGTTTCGACAGCCTCAACCCCTTCATCAACAAAGGGGTGGCGGCCGACGACATCGGCCTGATCTATGACACCCTGACCCGCCACAGCCTGGACGAGCCCTTCACCGAGTACGGCCTGTTGGCCGAGAAAATGGAGAAGGCCCCGGACAACGCCTGGGTGCGCTTCTACCTGCGCCCCGAGGCGCGCTTCCACGACGGCCAGCCGGTCACGGCCGAGGACGTCAAGTTCACCTTCGAGACCCTGATCGAGCATGGCGCGCCGCTGTACCGGGCCTATTACGCCGACGTCGAGCGAGTCGAGGTCGAAAGCCCGAATACGGTGCGCTTCGTCTTCAAGCACGCCGGTAACCGCGAGCTGCCGCTGATCCTCGGCCAGTTGCCGGTGCTGCCCAAACACTGGTGGGCCGAGCGCGACTTCGCCAAGGGCAACCTGGACATCCCCCTGGGCAGCGGCCCCTATCGGGTCGTCGAGGTCAAGGCTGGCCGCTCCATCGTCTATGAGCGGGTCGAGGACTGGTGGGGCAAGGACCTGCCGGTGAACCGCGGCTTCTACAACTTCGAACGCATGCGCATCGACTACTACCGCGACAACACCGTGGCCCTGGAGGCGCTCAAGGCCGGGCAGTTCGACTACTGGCTGGAAACCAGCGCGAAGAACTGGGCCAGCGCCTACGACACCACGGCCGTGGCCAACGGCCAGCTGATCAAGGAAGAAATCGACAACCACAACCCCACCGGCATGCAGGGTTTCGTCTTCAATATCCGTCGGCCGCTGTTCCAGGACCGCCGGGTACGCGAGGCCCTCGGCCTGCTGTTCGATTTCGAGTGGGCCAACAAGCAGCTGTTCAACGGTGCCTACAGCCGTACCCGCAGCTATTTCGACAATTCCGAACTGGCCTCCCGCGGCCTGCCCAGCGAGGCCGAACTGCAGATACTCGAGCCGCTGCGCGAGCAGATTCCGCCCGAAGTGTTCACCGACGAGTTCCGCCCACCGACCACCGATGCCAGCGGCATCATCCGCGAGCAGCAGCGCCGCGCCTACCAGCTGCTGCAGGAAGCCGGCTGGCGGGTCGAGGGCGACCATATGCTCGATGCCACGGGCACGCCGGTGCGTTTCGAGTTTCTCCTGGCGCAGACGGAGTTCGAACGGGTGCTGCTGCCCTTCAAGCGCAACCTGGCCGATCTCGGCATGGAGCTGGTGATTCGCCGGGTGGATGTCTCCCAATACATCACCCGCCTGCGCTCGCGGGATTTCGACCTGATCGTCAGCGGCTTCGGCCAGTCCAACTCACCGGGCAACGAGCAGCGCGAGTACTGGCACTCCAGCAGCGCCGACAACCCCGGCAGCCGCAACCTCATCGGCCTCAAGGACCCGGCCATCGACCAGCTGGTCGACGGCCTGATCAACGCCGACTCGCGCCAGAGCCTGATCGACCACACCCGCGCCCTGGACCGGGTACTGCTGTGGGGCCACTACGTCATTCCCAACTGGCACATCAAGACCTGGCGCGTGGCCTACTGGAACCACCTGGCCCACCCCAGGGTCACCCCGCTGTACGACATCGGCCTGAACACCTGGTGGTTCCGCAAACTGCCGCAGACCTCGGCGACGCCAACCGAGGCCGATCTGGCGAGCACGGAGCACTAG
- a CDS encoding microcin C ABC transporter permease YejB yields the protein MLAYILRRLLLIIPTLFGILLLNFIIIQAAPGGPVEQMIAQLEGFEGATSRIAGGGAEVAVAGSNYRGAQGLDPELIAEIERLYGFDKPAPERFWIMLKNYAQLDFGESFFRDAKVIDLIVEKMPVSASLGLWSTLIMYLVSIPLGIAKAVRHGSAFDVWTSSAIIVGYAIPAFLFAILLIVLFAGGSYFDWFPLRGLTSNNFDQLSLGGKILDYFWHLALPVTALVIGNFATLTLLTKNSFLDEINKQYVTTARAKGLSKNGVLYGHVFRNAMLIIIAGFPSALIGIFFTGSLLIEVIFSLDGLGLMSFEAAINRDYPVVFGTLFIFTLLGLILKLIGDLTYTLVDPRIDFESREN from the coding sequence ATGCTGGCGTATATCTTGCGTCGCCTGTTGCTGATCATTCCCACCCTGTTCGGCATCCTGCTGCTCAACTTCATCATCATCCAGGCCGCCCCCGGCGGCCCGGTGGAGCAGATGATCGCCCAGCTGGAAGGCTTCGAGGGCGCCACCAGCCGCATTGCCGGCGGCGGCGCCGAGGTGGCGGTGGCCGGCTCCAACTATCGCGGCGCCCAGGGCCTGGACCCCGAGCTGATCGCCGAGATCGAACGCCTGTACGGCTTCGACAAACCGGCCCCGGAACGCTTCTGGATCATGCTGAAGAACTACGCCCAGCTGGATTTCGGCGAGAGTTTCTTCCGTGACGCCAAGGTGATCGACCTGATCGTCGAGAAGATGCCGGTATCGGCATCTCTCGGGCTGTGGAGCACCCTGATCATGTACCTGGTGTCCATCCCCCTGGGCATCGCCAAGGCCGTGCGCCACGGCAGCGCCTTCGACGTCTGGACCAGCTCGGCGATCATCGTCGGCTATGCCATACCGGCGTTCCTCTTCGCCATCCTGCTGATCGTGCTGTTCGCCGGTGGCAGCTACTTCGACTGGTTCCCCCTGCGTGGCCTGACCTCGAACAACTTCGATCAGCTCAGCCTCGGCGGCAAGATCCTCGACTACTTCTGGCATCTGGCCCTGCCGGTCACCGCACTGGTCATCGGCAACTTCGCTACCCTGACCCTGCTGACCAAGAACAGCTTCCTCGACGAGATCAACAAACAGTACGTGACCACCGCCCGGGCCAAGGGGCTGTCGAAGAACGGCGTGCTCTACGGCCATGTGTTCCGCAATGCCATGCTGATCATCATCGCCGGCTTCCCCTCGGCGCTGATCGGCATCTTCTTCACCGGTTCCCTGCTGATAGAGGTGATCTTCTCCCTCGACGGCCTGGGCCTGATGAGCTTCGAGGCCGCCATCAACCGCGACTATCCGGTGGTCTTCGGCACCCTGTTCATCTTCACCCTGCTGGGGCTGATCCTGAAGCTGATCGGCGATCTCACCTACACCCTGGTCGATCCGCGCATCGACTTCGAAAGCCGGGAGAACTGA
- a CDS encoding ABC transporter permease: MALSPINQRRFQRFKAHKRGWWSLWIFLVLFVLTLGAELIANDKPLVVQYDGQWYFPVLKRYPETTFGGEFPLQANYKSPYIQGLIAEKDGWMLWPPIPFSYSSINYDLEVPAPAPPSAANWLGTDDQGRDVLARVIYGFRISVLFALTLTVLSSIIGVFAGALQGFYGGWVDLLGQRFLEVWSGLPVLYLLIILASFVQPNFWWLLGIMLLFSWMSLVDVVRAEFLRGRNLEYVRAARALGMENGAIMFHHILPNAMVSTMTFMPFILTGAIGTLTALDFLGFGLPPGAPSLGELVAQGKANLQAPWLGMTAFAVLALMLSLLVFIGEAARDAFDPRK, translated from the coding sequence ATGGCCCTGTCTCCTATCAATCAACGGCGCTTCCAGCGCTTCAAGGCCCACAAGCGCGGCTGGTGGTCGCTGTGGATCTTCCTGGTGCTGTTCGTCCTGACCCTGGGCGCCGAGCTGATCGCCAACGACAAGCCCCTGGTCGTGCAGTACGACGGTCAGTGGTACTTCCCGGTGCTCAAGCGTTACCCGGAAACCACCTTCGGCGGCGAATTCCCGCTGCAGGCCAACTACAAGAGCCCCTACATCCAGGGGCTGATAGCCGAGAAAGACGGCTGGATGCTGTGGCCGCCGATCCCCTTCAGCTATTCGAGCATCAACTACGATCTGGAGGTGCCGGCCCCGGCGCCGCCCTCGGCGGCCAACTGGCTGGGCACCGACGACCAGGGTCGCGACGTACTGGCCCGGGTCATCTACGGCTTCCGCATCTCGGTGCTGTTCGCCCTGACCCTGACCGTGCTCAGCTCCATCATCGGCGTGTTCGCCGGCGCCCTGCAGGGCTTCTACGGCGGCTGGGTCGACCTGCTGGGGCAGCGTTTCCTCGAGGTCTGGTCCGGCCTGCCGGTGCTCTACCTGCTGATCATCCTGGCCAGTTTCGTGCAGCCGAATTTCTGGTGGTTGCTGGGCATCATGCTGCTGTTCTCCTGGATGAGCCTGGTGGATGTGGTGCGCGCCGAGTTCCTCCGTGGCCGCAACCTGGAGTACGTGCGCGCCGCCCGCGCCCTGGGCATGGAGAACGGCGCCATCATGTTCCACCACATCCTGCCCAACGCCATGGTCTCGACCATGACCTTCATGCCCTTCATCCTCACCGGCGCCATCGGCACCCTCACCGCCCTGGACTTCCTCGGCTTCGGCCTGCCGCCGGGAGCACCGTCGCTCGGCGAGCTGGTCGCCCAGGGCAAGGCCAACCTGCAGGCCCCCTGGTTGGGGATGACCGCCTTCGCCGTACTCGCCCTGATGCTCAGCCTGCTGGTGTTTATCGGCGAAGCGGCACGCGATGCCTTCGACCCGAGGAAATGA
- a CDS encoding ABC transporter ATP-binding protein — protein MSDSAPLIEVRDLAVEFVTGEHRQRVVEAVSFSIQRGETLALVGESGSGKSVTAHSILRLLPYPLAQHPAGSIHYAGEDLLKLDEKRLRELRGNRIAMVFQEPMTSLNPLHSIEKQINEVLALHKGLSGKAATERTLELLDLVGIPEPHKRLKAYPHELSGGQRQRVMIAMALANEPELLIADEPTTALDVTVQLKILELLKDLQARLGMALLLISHDLNLVRRIAHRVCVMQSGKVVEQASCENLFRTPQHPYTQELLGAEPSGDPVAVEAGEPLLEVDDLRVWFPIKKGLLRRTVGHVKAVDGISFSLPQGQTLGIVGESGSGKSTLGLAILRLLGSQGAIRFQGQALQGLSQHAVRPLRRQMQVVFQDPFGSLSPRMSVGQIVGEGLHIHRMGTQAEQEQAIIDALVEVDLDPETRHRYPHEFSGGQRQRIAIARALVLKPALILLDEPTSALDRTVQRQVVELLRSLQIKHNLTYLFISHDLAVVRALSHQLIVVKEGQVVEQGAAEQIFAAPQHIYTRQLLEAAFLAPGAAD, from the coding sequence ATGAGCGACTCCGCCCCCCTGATCGAAGTACGCGACCTGGCCGTCGAATTCGTCACCGGCGAGCACAGGCAACGCGTGGTCGAAGCTGTCAGTTTCTCCATCCAGCGTGGCGAAACCCTGGCCCTGGTCGGCGAAAGCGGGTCCGGCAAATCGGTCACCGCCCACTCGATCCTGCGCCTGCTGCCCTACCCCCTGGCCCAGCACCCGGCCGGCAGCATCCACTACGCCGGCGAAGACCTGCTCAAGCTCGACGAGAAGCGCCTGCGCGAGCTGCGCGGCAACCGCATCGCCATGGTCTTTCAGGAGCCCATGACCTCCCTCAACCCGCTGCACAGCATCGAGAAGCAGATCAACGAGGTGCTCGCCCTGCACAAGGGCCTGAGCGGCAAGGCCGCCACCGAGCGCACCCTGGAGCTGCTCGACCTGGTCGGCATCCCCGAACCGCACAAGCGCCTCAAGGCCTACCCCCATGAGCTCTCCGGCGGCCAACGCCAGCGGGTGATGATCGCCATGGCCCTGGCCAACGAACCGGAACTGCTGATCGCCGACGAGCCGACCACCGCCCTGGACGTGACCGTGCAGCTGAAAATCCTCGAGCTGCTCAAGGATCTGCAGGCCCGCCTGGGCATGGCGCTGCTGCTGATCAGCCATGACCTCAACCTGGTACGACGAATTGCCCATCGGGTATGTGTCATGCAGAGCGGAAAGGTCGTCGAACAAGCGTCGTGTGAAAATTTGTTCCGAACGCCGCAGCATCCCTATACCCAGGAACTGCTCGGCGCCGAGCCCAGCGGCGATCCGGTGGCCGTCGAGGCCGGCGAGCCGCTGCTGGAAGTCGACGATCTGCGCGTATGGTTCCCGATCAAGAAGGGCCTGCTGCGTCGCACCGTCGGCCATGTCAAGGCAGTGGACGGGATCAGCTTCAGCCTGCCCCAGGGGCAGACCCTGGGCATAGTCGGCGAAAGCGGTTCCGGCAAGTCGACCCTGGGGCTGGCGATCCTGCGACTGCTCGGCAGTCAGGGCGCCATCCGCTTCCAGGGCCAGGCACTGCAGGGGTTGTCGCAGCATGCCGTGCGTCCGCTGCGCCGGCAGATGCAGGTGGTGTTCCAGGACCCCTTCGGCAGCCTGAGTCCGCGGATGTCGGTGGGCCAGATCGTCGGCGAAGGCCTGCATATCCATCGCATGGGCACGCAGGCCGAACAGGAACAAGCGATCATCGACGCGCTCGTGGAGGTAGACCTGGACCCGGAGACCCGGCACCGCTACCCCCACGAGTTTTCCGGCGGGCAACGGCAACGGATCGCCATCGCCCGGGCACTGGTGTTGAAACCGGCGCTGATACTGCTGGACGAGCCCACCTCGGCGCTCGACCGCACAGTCCAGCGCCAGGTCGTCGAGTTGCTGCGTTCGCTGCAGATCAAGCACAACCTGACGTACCTGTTTATCAGCCATGACCTGGCGGTGGTTCGGGCACTGAGCCACCAGCTGATCGTGGTCAAGGAAGGACAAGTAGTGGAACAGGGGGCGGCGGAGCAGATCTTCGCCGCACCGCAGCATATTTACACTCGGCAGCTGCTGGAAGCCGCCTTTCTGGCTCCAGGCGCTGCCGACTAA